tgtagagctagattccgtctcaaaaaaaaaaaaaaaaaaaaaaaggccgggcgtggtggctcaagcctgtaatcccagcactttgggaggctgaggcgggtggatcacaaggatgATCGGGACcattttggtcaacatggtgaaaccccgtctctactaaaaatacaaaacattagctgggcatggtggcacgtgcctgtaatcccagctactcaggaggctgaggcaggagaattgcctgaacccaggaggcagaggttgcggtgagccgagattgcgccattgcactccagcctgggtaacaagagtgaaactctgtctcaaaaaaaaaaaaaaaaataataataataatttcactggggatggtggtggtcgcctgtaattccagctactggggaggctgaggcataagaagtACTTGAACCccggagcagaggttgcagtgagccaagatcataccactcactccagcctggatgacagagcgagactgtctcaaaaaatataagtGTTAGGAAGAGGCTGGCTGTTTGTGCAGGGGCACAGACCCTGGAGCTGGGCCCTGGCTGTTGCCACTCCCCCAGAGGGACAAGTAGCAGCTTTAGCAGGGCCCCAAATGCATCTGCAGGGCTATAGTTCTGGACTCCACCCTGCTGTTCCCAGGTCCTCCCTGAGGCGGGGGCTGGAGAGGATGGCCCTGGGAGAAACATGAACACTGCGCTTGAGCTTCAGTTGCCTCCAAATGCCACAGGACCCGTAAAACAGGTAAGACTGAGTACAGAGGTGGCCAGTGCTCCAAATGCGATGGAAACCGGTGTCCTGAGCACACACCACATGAAAGCCgtgtggctgaggcagggtgCGCAGCCTTGGTTGCAGAGCTTCCCAGTATAATTCACCACCATGGTGTGGAAACGTCTGGATTTCAGGAGAGCAGCCAGGAGCATCTGGCTGCCCGGGGCAGGGTGTGCTGGATGTGTCTGGTGGCCTGCCCTGGCCCGCCTTCTGCTGGTGAGGCAGCCCTCAGCTCTCATTTCCCCGTCCTCAGGTCTTGCCACAGAGGCCGCAAGCAACAGAGGCTGTTGGCTGGCTGGCCGGCCCTGCAGGCCTGAGAAGGCCCCGCAACAAGCAGCCGTCTGATCACAGCTACGCCCTTTTGGACTTAGATTCCCTGAAGAAAAAACTCTTCCTCActctgaaggaaaatgaaaagcttCGGAAGCGCTTGCAGGCCCAGAGGCTGGTGATGCAAAGGATGTCCACCCACCTCCGAGCCTGCAAAGGGCACTGGGGACTCCAGGCCAGACTTCGGCCAGAGCAGCAGAGCTGAGCCCCATGGGCTCTGGACACACAGGTGGCAGAGGCACCAGGGCTGGCAGGGCTTTGCACCTCTGGCTGTGGACATTTCTGTGTGCTATGGATACTGAGAAAGTTGGCCATAAGGCCTGCTGGGTGGGGGACTGGGACAGTGGTTAAGCTCCCCGGCAAGAGCTTCTGGGGGACGTTTAGAGGCATGGCACCAGGAGTGCACATCCATGGCATGACAAGCTTATCTTCCCACGGCAACAGAAGCCCAGGCTGAAGCTGGTTCTGGACACTGTCCTTTCCGAGCGAGTACAGTTGGAATTCCGCCCCAGTGTGGGAGATGCTCCTGAGGAAGCCACGTGGGGGAGCACTGGCCGGCTCTGTGGCAAGTGAGTGGGTGCCTGCCTCCATCAGCCTGGACAGCTGCTCAGGGTTTTGAGTGACTCCTGTCCCAGGCTGGTGTGAGTGGGCAGTGTAATAAAGTGTCTTTCTATATGATGTTGCTtccatcattttgttttctctcctgcTGTGATTCCTTCTAAAAGACTGACTtccatggctgggtgcagtggctgatgcctgtaatcccagccctttgagaccagcctggccaacatggtgaaatcccatctctacgaaaaagtacaaaaattagccaggcatggtggcacatgcttgtagtcccagctactggggaggctgaggcaggaggatcacttgaacctgggaggcagaggttgcagtgagctgagatagtgccactgcactgtagtctgggccacagagactgtctccaaaaaaaaagacttcctatttcatgtaatttataattttagtgagttaaagagaaaacaaaagttcAAGCCAAACTGCTTTCCTAACTTGGGGTCTATTTCtcaggcaaatttttttttttttttttttttaaatctttccatttttgtttttttgagggggCCACATTTCTGGCATGGGTAAATGTTTAATGTAGAAAATGAAACCCCAGCTTCAGGTGAAGGCCTGTGGTTGACTGAAGGCTGGGGAGAAGGCctctggggaaggggtggggcacCCCCCCCCTTAACGTTGCTCGCTCTTGAAGATGAACACAAGATAAATGGAAGAGCGCCACCCTCTGCTTTCAGGAAAGGTTTATTGTGGTGACTGCCTTCTGTACAGTCGACTGCAAGCGGAACGCAGAGGATGGGTGCCCGGAGGCGCCTGTGGCAGAGGCACACGGGAAGCCCGGGGCCCAGGCTCATGCAACATGACGCTCACCGCGGCTCAGGCCGTGGGGCTATCATCGGGAAACGTTTCTAAAAAATGGAGATGGATGTTACAGAATTGGACAATCTGAAGTGCTTCTCAAAACCAGAAGAAGGAGGTTCTTGGCCGTTACTCAGATGCCTGTGCTGGGGGGAGGCCTGACTAGCAACAGCCGTGGGTGGGCTGGAGGCTGGCGCAGCTTTGGGGCCCCCGGGCCAGCTGTCTCGGCCACCGCCTGTGTGGTACTCACTCTGAGGGGTCAGCGAGAGCGACTGATGGCTGCCACTTCCAGGACCCATGAgacaggcctcaggaaactactGCAGCCAAAGCTCAGGCTGTCGATGCTGCATTCTGCATCCCAACTGGGCACGTGAGGGAAGGGTCTGAAGGGCGACTCCGGAGCACAGGCCCTGGTTCCCTGTGAGGACTCAGGACCTGCAGCAGCGGGTTGCAGTGCCACCTGCTGGGTGCCATGGGCCAGGCCTGGAGTCCACACCTCCGAGTTCGGTGTCTGAGGTCTTGCCCACCCTTGTAAGTGCCTGGCCCTGTCCTCTCAAGCTGCCATTGCCCAGCATGGCACTCGAGGTGGGTGGTACAGGCGGTGGAGGGACAGAAGCCAGCTCGAGCCTGCTGGTGGCAGGGCGTTTTCCCACAGGGATACAGGAAGCCACCTCGTCAGGGACAGGCCCTGGGATCGGGAGTTACACTACCCTGTACCAAGCTGAGGGGGCCGCTGGAATGATTTGAGCAGCTCTGGGAGTGGGGAAAAAAGACTAATTTCCAAACCTGTTTGTTCTCAGTTAAAAAGCAGTTTTATAAACCCGCAATCCGCTCCAGATTCACGCAGTAATATTTCAGCAGGAGAAGGTGGTCGTGGGAAGTCAGCCCAGCAGACGCTCCCTGACCTGGAGGCCTGCCTGCCTTTCCACATTGTTCCCCACGTTCGGCGTGGACTTCAGGAAAAGCGGCTCACGCTCCTGTGGTGTGGGCAGGGTGTTCCACAAACACCTCCAGACACAACCAAGAGCTACAGGGCGGCGCGCTGCGGTCAGCCCGTGTGCTCAGGGGACCCGGCGGAGTCAAGGCCAGCGCCCTTCCCTCCAGGAACCAATCCTTGGGAAAACAGCCATGGCCACACTGCAGTCTGGTTCCCAGTGGGGCTGCCTCAGTCCCACCCCCAGCACCCTCGAAAGCTGGGGTGTCTGCGTGTCCCTTCACATAATTGATATGGTACCACCtcctataataataatataaaataaaaacatctgatGTCTGGGTTTTTTCCCTGCTTCCAAATTTGTAGACTCCcaggaagaaaagattttttgcagccttttaaaaatctggttcTCAGGCAGTTTATCCATCTGTATCGATCCTGTGGGCTGTAAAAGAAAAGACAGACGCAGGTGGTTAGAAGGTGGCCGTTCCCATGCCCCTTTCTCCTGATGGGGAAACACAGGGCACCAGCTGCTGAAACTCAGCTGCTTCTGGAACCTGGAGGTCTGCTTCCATCCCCCCGCCATTCAAGCTGCATGCTCCAAAGAGCTCCCTCCAATTCGACCTGTGAAAGGGCCCCAGCACCCTTTCTCAGGGCACAAATCATGGGCTCTGAGTGAATCATGGGTCAAGGGCTAGCTGGCATCTCTGCTCCCAAGCAGGCAGCTGAGGGAAGGTGGCTGGAAGCCCACACACTGAGCAGCCACCGTGAGGTCTCCGCCCCCGTTAGCTAGTGGCTGCCAAGGGACGGCTACTCACACTGCTTTGGTATCCGGAGGGCCTCACTGTCCAGCACCATCACCTGATGCAGGACGCCTCGGAACTGATAGAGCACTTTCAAGTTCTTCTCTTCACCCACACACGGGTCATAAAAGCCAGGCAGCCCAGCCTGTAACAAACAAATTGCTACTCTAAATACTCCAGATACTCCACAGGGTGTAAGGCCCAGCGCTCACTCCTCACTACCAGCGGAGGTGCAGTGTGCACGGCCTTCCCTGGGGAGATGCAGACTTTGGAgcgtgaagaaaaagaaacaagaatctGGAAAGGTTGCCAAGACTTGCTTCTTAGTAAGGTCCCTTCCTTATACCAAGTAGACCTCTATCTTCACAGAAAGCCCACCAAGACAGACACTAGACAACTTCCAGGGAGCCAGGAGCTCTCTGGCCTGAGCTAACCTGCATTTTCATGGATGCAAGGCCCCAGACCCCAGAGGTGAGATCCACACATTACAAGTGAACTCACGTTCTTTTTGGAACaaggcaaaaataaacagaatcacATGCCATGAAGGCAGGTGTGTGTTTGCTGGTGTGGCTGGCATACAGCAGGAGCTCAGTAAATCCTTACTGAGTGAGTGGATGAAAGAAATGACTGAATGAAGCGAATAGCTCCAACGTGGGTATTACTCTGGGCAGCATCCCATGCAGTAGATGCTGATGACAGCAAAGATTCCACTGCAAGGGGCCAGGCTGTCCTTGTCAGACTGAACCTGTTCTTCAAAAcactttttgttttggagacggggtcttgctctgtcaccctggctggagtgcagcggcactatcacagctcactgtagcctcaacctccggCGCTCAAccaaccctcccacttcagcctcccgaacagctgggatgacaggcacatgccaccatacccggctaattttctcttttttgtagagacagggttttgccatgttgcccaggctgatctcgaactcctgggctgaagccatccgcccaccttggcctccccaagtgctaggattacaggcatgagtcgctgCATCCAGCCTGTTCAGATATGTGAACAGTTGGCACATGGTGGCTGGTGCTGCTGTACCTTGGAGGCCTCCGTTAGGATGAGCTTCGAATCCTTCACCAGGCACTGCAGGGGCACAGTCACGTCAATCACCTTCACCTTCTCGCTCTTCCTGCTCTTGTCATTGACAAACTTCCCGTACCAGGCATTAACGATGATGAGCCCTGAGGACGGACTCACAGTAGAGGAAGGCCTCCTTTGGGCACCTCCCTGTGCAGCTTGGAGACCCCCAGCACCCACCCTGGCCCAAGAGAGGACACATGTTCTTACCCATTCTGGACTCTTCTGCCTCGATTATCCTTCGGACAGATTCCTGCATCAGCCGGACCTGCCAGAGAACGAGGATGACATGGTTAGGGCCCCGCCAGGCCCGATCCACCTCTGGTCAGAGGGCCACAGGCAGGCAGTCTCTGTCCAGGTCAACGTACCTGCTCAGGGCCTGGAGAGGAAGAGAGTGGGCACCCTGACAGCTCTGCTACCCAAGTGGCGGGCTTTGAATCTCTTGAGACCTGGGGCAGGCAGCTCAGTCAGGAGAGAAGCTGAACTGGCATGACCCCTCCTGTTACCATTGGTGGGAGCTCCCTTTCTAGGGATAAATGCATGGGTGGGCTTTCTTGACCCAATAAAAAAACACTGGATGCACTGTCAgctttaaaaagagagatttcgggctgggcgcggtggcttaagcctgtaatccaagcactttgggaggctgagacgggtggatcacgaggtcaagagatcgagaccatcctggtcaacatggtgaaaccccgtctctactaaaaatacaaaaaatcggccgggcgcggtggctcaagcctgtaatcccagcactttgggaggccgaggcgggtggatcacgaggtcaagagatcgagaccactctggtcaacatagtgaaaccccgtctctactaaaaatacaaaaaattagctgggcatggtggcgtgtgcctgtaatcccagctactcaggaggctgaggcaggagaattgcctgaacccaggaggcggaggttgcggtgagccgagatcgcgccattgcactccagcctgggtaacgagcgaaactccgtctcaaaaacaaacaaaaaaaaaaaacaaaaaattagctgggcatggtggcgcgtgcctgtaatcccagcttctcaggaggctggggcaggaaaattgcctgaacccaggaggcggaggttgcggtgagccaagatcgcgccattgcactccagcctgggcaacaagagcgaaactcggtctcaaaaaaaaaaaaaaagagagatttcacAGAAGAAGCTGgactcccagctactcttgatAGGTCCCATGTTCTCCAGTGGCATCATTCTACTGGGCATAGCTGTGCTGTCCCCTCAGACAGGCATGTGCTTGCTGGGCCATGCACATGGCCCACGGCCCACTTCAGCCCTCTTGCTGTGAAGCACTTGGCAGTGTGCTCGCCACTTCCCCAGGACGCCGGCTCCCTCATGCTCCATAAAAGGCAGAACActcagagggaagaaaaagaagccaatAGTCACCACTTCAAAAAAGCCCTTGTTATGTCTTTGGAGGGTAATTATCTTTAGGGCAGGGACTGCAGGGCCGAGTATCGCATCCCACAGGCGACAGAAAGACTAAAATGGGGAGCTGAGGTACTGGAGAAGAGAAGTCGGACGCTAAGGCCTTGAGACCAACATGCAGGGTATGGAGTGTGTCGCTTAAGAACGGCAGGGAGGAAGGGGCAGCGTCCCTGCGTCCGGCGCTGCAGCAGCACTCACAGCGGActctgcctcctgcttcttcTGCAGCACATCAGTGGCGGCGCTTTCCCGTTGCTTCTCCAATTCCCTGAGCGAGATGAACACAAGCCCCACGTTAGCGTGGCGCTGCCCAGCTTCCAGCCAACACAGCCCTTCCCTTGCTGGACCTGAGCCCAGCAAACAGTCTGTGATCTTACTGGAGTTCCAGTTctagaactttgaaaaatattcccACGAAACTCTTAGGCAAGTCTGTTAGTCACAGGCTGGCAGCTTTCATTTTACCCCTAGGTGGCTCTGCCCCACCTACTCACCGGAACTAACGGGACACCCATTGTCAGTCTCTTTGGAAAGAAGACCCCACCACATAAGATTTCAAGAGACCgtccgggcgcgatggctcaagcctgttatcccagcactttgggaggccgaggcgggtggatcacgaggtcaagagatcgagaccatcctggtcaacatggtgaaacaccatctctactaaaaatacaaaaaattagctgggcatggtggcgtgtgcctataatcccagctactcgggaggctgaggcaggagaattgcctgaacccaggaggtggaggttgcggtgagccgagatcgcgccattgcactccagcctgggtaacaagagcgaaactccgtctcaaaaaaaaaaaaaaaaaaatttcaagaggTCCCACCAACCTTGTgggattgttattatttttttaaattttaattttaaaatagagatgggggtctcactatattgcccaggctagtctcaaactcctgggctcaagtgatcctattgtctcagcctcgaaaagtgctaggattataggcgtgagttaCTAAATAACAATTTTGGTAGGAACAACACCACTTTGGACACACAGATCTGCTTTCCTGTAACAAAGTATGGGACTTGGGGTCAGCAGAGGCCTGTCCTTCCAGAAGACTGGGCCAGCACATGTCTTGTTCCAAGCCTGAAGCTTCTAGGGAACCAGGATTCTGAATCCAAAGGCCAGAGGGGCCCAGAAGAGGAGATTCATTCCTTTATCTGAGATTCTCTAAGAGCAATGCTTTACTAAATGAGATACTATAAAGTAACAAATCTATACCACCTCTCAGTTTGCTGTAGAGATGCTTGCACTAATACTTGAGGTTTCATAGCATGCCCCATTGGATTATCTAAGAAACtgcaaaataaattacatttctatAACTTATAAGACTATATATAGTTAATGCAGGCCTCTTACATAAGAATCCAGAACCCATTCCTCTTAAACTCAGTGCCACGAAAGGGAaaagaagtttttatttcttgaggCCATGGTTTAGAGGCTCAACGCTTTTATAAACTCCGGTCCTTTCTAAGAGTAGGAATAGTAGGAATTGCGAACGAAGAGGTAACAGCAGCCCAGCTACTGACAATGATAAATCGTTAACATTTACCAATCGTGGCCCAGACATTAGCCTAAGTGCCTTACATGCATTAATTAATTCATGTTTCCTAATCACCCTACACAGTAGGCTCTGTTATACTCTCCATTTaaaaggtgaggaaactgaggtacagggCTGGTTAGTGACATGTCCATACATGTTAACTCACTTCTCTCTCTGGGCCCTGAGGTATGGTTTGATGATCAGACGGTGCATGGCAAAGTAGACCACCAGAGGCCCCACGGTGGCATAGAACACGGCACTGGGCAGAAGCTGGTCCGTCAGGTGAATAGGGAAGAAGTACGTCTGACTGGCCCTGTTGAGCCtggggaaaaacacaaaaaacaaaatagccaaGATGAATCAGGTTTTCCAGGGAAGGGCAAGGAGGTGTCAGCCACAGGTGAGAACTTGCGCTGTGTAGCGGAGAGCCGAAGGAGCCTTGGAGTCTGTTCCTTTCACAGTCCACTGCCTTTGCTGGCTTCCCATTCCAGACTCTGACTGATGGATCTGACGCTGTGACAGAATAAAGATCCCAGTATCTGCTGACCTCAGGGCAAAGCAACAAGAGGAACACTTCACAGGGTCAACATCCTCTACAGGGACATTTGGTCAGAGGCTGTAGAGGACCGGAATGGGCTCCTCTAGATGTCGCTGGAGAGTCACATCTGTCCTTAACTGAAGTTCCAAAAGAAGTTGGTGAAGACTTCAAAAGTTAGTGAGTTAAGGAGGATCTGCTTCCAGCGGTGGCTGAGTAGCTCCTATTGGATCAATATGTAAACTCTGGACCACATATAAcaaatgtggctgggcacggtggctcatacctgtaatcccagcactttgggaggccaaggcaggtggatcgagaggttaggagatggagaccatcttggccaacatggtgaaaccctgtctctactaaaaatacagcaattagctgggcgcatgcctgcaatcccagctactcgggaggctaaggcaggagaatcacttaagtcaGGGagttgccaggcacggtggctcacagctgtaatcccagcactctgggaggccgaggcgggtggatcatgaggtcaagagattgagaccatcctggccaacatggtgaaaccccgtctctactaaaagtacaaaaattagctgggtgtggtggtgtgagcctgcagtcccagctacccgggaggcttaggcagaattgcttgaacccggcaggcagaggttgcagtgagctgagattgcgccactgcactccagcctggtgcctggtgacagagcaagactctgtctcaggccgggcgcagtggctcaagcctgtaatcccagcactttgggaggccgagacgggtggatcacaaggtcaagagatcgagaccatcccggtcaacatagtgaaacctcgtctctactaaaaatacaaaaaattagctgggcatggtggcacgtgcctgtaatcccagctactcaggaggctgaggcaggagaattgcctgaacccaggaggcggaggttgcggtgagccgagatcgtgccattgcactccagcctgggtaacaagagcgaaactctgtctcaaaaaaaaaaaaaaaaaaaaaaaaaaaagactctgtctcaaaacaaacaaacaaaaaaacccagggagtcggaggttgcagtgagccaagatcgcaccactgctctacagcctggcgacagagtgaggctccgtctcaaaaaaaaaaaaaaaaaaaaaaattaaaagactaaaCAGTAACGAGAAGCTGGCAGACACTGCGGGAGGGCGGAAGCTAAGAAGAATGGACTGGCACTGGcaagtttcccttttttttttttttttttttttttaataaaacagcttTGGGCTTGAGGGTAAAGTTCAGTCTGTACTTTATGGGCTGGCTGAAACCTGGAAAGAAACTTGCAGTGATATTAGATTGAAGAACCAGAGCTCAgaggtgggcacggtggctcatgcctgtaatcccagcaatgtgggaggctaaggcgggtggatcacgaggtcaggggtttgagaccagcctgaccaacatggtgaaaccccatctcaactaaaaatacaaaaattagccgggtgtggtggcgtgagcctgtaatcccagctagtcggaaggctgaggcaggagtatcgcttgaacctgggaggcggaggatggagtagctgagagtgcaccactgcactccagcttaggcgacagagtgagactctgtctcaaaaaacaaaca
Above is a window of Saimiri boliviensis isolate mSaiBol1 chromosome 11, mSaiBol1.pri, whole genome shotgun sequence DNA encoding:
- the THAP3 gene encoding THAP domain-containing protein 3 isoform X2 encodes the protein MPKSCAARQCCNRYSSRRKQLTFHRFPFSRPELLKEWVLNIGRGNFKPKQHTVICSEHFRPECFSAFGNRKNLKHNAVPTVFAFQDPTQQVRENTDPASERGNASSSQKEKVLPEAGAGEDGPGRNMNTALELQLPPNATGPVKQVLPQRPQATEAVGWLAGPAGLRRPRNKQPSDHSYALLDLDSLKKKLFLTLKENEKLRKRLQAQRLVMQRMSTHLRACKGHWGLQARLRPEQQS
- the THAP3 gene encoding THAP domain-containing protein 3 isoform X3 yields the protein MPKSCAARQCCNRYSSRRKQLTFHRFPFSRPELLKEWVLNIGRGNFKPKQHTVICSEHFRPECFSAFGNRKNLKHNAVPTVFAFQDPTQVRENTDPASERGNASSSQKEKVLPEAGAGEDGPGRNMNTALELQLPPNATGPVKQVLPQRPQATEAVGWLAGPAGLRRPRNKQPSDHSYALLDLDSLKKKLFLTLKENEKLRKRLQAQRLVMQRMSTHLRACKGHWGLQARLRPEQQS